Proteins encoded within one genomic window of Arachis ipaensis cultivar K30076 chromosome B08, Araip1.1, whole genome shotgun sequence:
- the LOC110266172 gene encoding uncharacterized protein LOC110266172, whose protein sequence is MLQVLPKLHLNLKLHSKRFSIGLDENLADIYTKSNIKYHSGCSWIALFPSSEPGKSLFHLQCYYYIYVFHFQVPGRSDNDIKNFWNTRMKKRLREYPPQITVQQVQHFSSSPFYSVLASCYPKNNLNVELPSNISAANSPPNHNQKQPNQNYYSSSSSFSCTNNNASFVLPLAPMSPYCKSSGLLNDVVMEGNALCRKGKSKMDATIVIVREKEELADKRKIIEEGKEPPLPPIGTSKKEETATIIATQSSSHQLISTEKNDNGGCNNNKEALNNFIPQMDDELLSILKNCPIYSPVRKWYKVDYDEDFPDDDDDGFESW, encoded by the exons ATGCTCCAAGTTCTTCCAAAATTACATCTAAATCTAAAACTTCATTCCAAGAGATTTTCGATAGGATTAGACGAGAATTTGGCTGATATCTATACAAAAAGCAATATCAAATACCATTCTGGCTGCAGTTGGATTGCATTGTTTCCGTCATCGGAACCAGGCAAGAGCCTTTTCCATTTACAatgttattattatatatatgttttcCATTTTCAGGTTCCTGGAAGATCAGACAATGACATCAAAAATTTTTGGAACACAAGAATGAAGAAGCGCCTAAGAGAATATCCTCCACAAATAACGGTTCAACAAGTACAACACTTTTCCTCATCACCATTTTATTCGGTCTTAGCTTCATGTTACCCTAAAAATAATCTCAATGTTGAACTACCTTCAAACATTTCTGCTGCCAATTCTCCACCAAATCATAATCAGAAACAACCTAATCAaaattattattcttcttcttcttctttctcttgcaCCAATAATAATGCAAGTTTTGTATTGCCATTAGCCCCTATGTCTCCTTATTGTAAGAGTAGTGGTTTATTGAATGATGTGGTGATGGAGGGTAATGCTCTTTGTCGCAAGGGAAAGTCAAAGATGGATGCAACCATTGTTATTGTTAGGGAGAAAGAAGAATTAGCTGATAAGAGGAAAATTATTGAAGAAGGTAAAGAGCCACCGTTGCCACCAATTGGAACCAGTAAAAAGGAAGAAACAGCCACCATTATTGCAACTCAAAGCTCTTCTCATCAATTGATTTCAACAG AGAAGAATGATAATGGAGGTTGTAACAATAACAAGGAGGCATTGAATAATTTTATACCACAAATGGACGATGAATTGCTTAGCATACTTAAAAATTGTCCAATATATTCGCCAGTGCGAAAGTGGTACAAAGTTGATTATGATGAGGACttccctgatgatgatgatgatggatttGAATCTTGGTAA